From the Priestia koreensis genome, one window contains:
- a CDS encoding BMP family lipoprotein, which produces MKKVKAGLALSLVLAAGTILGACGSDNAEKAGGDGKNSNFKVGMVTDTGGVDDKSFNQSAWEGLQAFGKKHGLEEGTGYKYLQSTKADDYQPNLSKFVDANFDLTFGIGFLMEDDIQKAAEQNPKSNFALVDSILTDAKGNPVTLDNVAAITFKEHVGSFLVGVAAAKQTKTNKVGFIGGVDSPLIKKFESGFKAGVKSVNPKAEVVVQYAGDFNAPEKGSSIAATMYEQGADIIYHAAGGTGNGVFTEAKNRKKKGQDVWVIGVDRDQHEEGMPENVTLTSMVKRVDVAVQEVTQEAMDGKFPGGKEVVFGLEEDGVGIAPTKDNLTEDTLKAVDEYQQKILKGEIKVPATDDEYKEFESTLK; this is translated from the coding sequence ATGAAAAAGGTTAAAGCAGGTTTAGCGTTATCATTAGTGTTAGCGGCAGGAACAATTTTGGGTGCTTGTGGTTCTGACAATGCTGAAAAAGCAGGCGGAGACGGCAAAAATTCAAACTTTAAAGTAGGGATGGTTACAGATACAGGTGGGGTTGATGATAAATCATTTAACCAATCAGCTTGGGAAGGGTTACAAGCATTTGGTAAAAAGCATGGTCTTGAAGAAGGAACAGGCTACAAATATCTTCAATCTACAAAAGCTGACGATTACCAGCCAAACTTAAGCAAATTCGTAGATGCAAACTTTGACTTAACATTCGGAATCGGCTTCTTAATGGAAGATGATATTCAAAAAGCAGCAGAGCAAAATCCGAAATCAAACTTTGCCCTAGTTGACAGCATTTTAACAGATGCAAAAGGAAATCCTGTTACATTAGATAACGTAGCGGCAATTACATTTAAAGAGCACGTTGGTTCATTCTTAGTGGGTGTAGCTGCAGCAAAGCAAACGAAAACAAACAAAGTCGGTTTCATTGGTGGAGTAGACTCTCCGTTAATTAAAAAATTCGAAAGCGGATTTAAAGCTGGTGTAAAATCAGTTAATCCAAAAGCTGAAGTAGTGGTTCAATACGCTGGTGACTTCAATGCTCCAGAAAAAGGTTCATCAATTGCAGCAACAATGTACGAGCAAGGCGCTGATATTATTTATCATGCAGCTGGTGGTACAGGTAATGGTGTGTTCACTGAAGCGAAAAACCGTAAGAAAAAAGGTCAAGATGTATGGGTAATTGGTGTTGACCGTGACCAACATGAAGAAGGTATGCCTGAAAACGTAACGTTAACTTCAATGGTTAAACGTGTAGACGTAGCGGTTCAAGAAGTAACGCAAGAAGCAATGGATGGAAAATTCCCTGGTGGTAAAGAAGTAGTATTCGGTCTTGAAGAAGATGGCGTTGGAATCGCTCCAACAAAAGACAATCTTACTGAAGACACGTTAAAAGCAGTAGATGAGTACCAACAAAAGATTCTTAAAGGCGAAATCAAAGTACCAGCAACTGACGATGAGTACAAAG
- a CDS encoding GntR family transcriptional regulator codes for MSIKVDSRHLYLQVIDNIKQKIAEGVYKEKERLPSEFDLSKQLGVSRATLREALRILEEENVIIRRHGVGTFINSRPTFSSGIEQLSSVTDMIKQAGMKPGTIFLSTQIQEATEEDRERFQCEEGDSILMIERVRTADGQPVVYCVDRVPRKYLPNYFSGELESLLDVLNLQAGKKISYAIAHIEPIGYHEKVSPVLECNPETALLALKQMHYDVQDDPILYSLNYFKADQFSFHVLRKRT; via the coding sequence ATGTCTATAAAAGTAGATAGTCGACATCTGTATTTGCAAGTAATCGATAACATTAAGCAGAAGATTGCAGAAGGTGTCTACAAAGAAAAAGAGCGCCTTCCATCTGAGTTTGATTTATCGAAACAACTAGGTGTCAGTCGCGCAACGCTGCGTGAGGCTCTTCGAATTCTTGAAGAAGAGAATGTAATTATTAGACGACACGGAGTCGGTACATTTATTAACAGTAGACCGACGTTCAGTTCGGGAATTGAACAACTAAGCAGTGTCACAGATATGATTAAGCAAGCAGGAATGAAGCCGGGAACAATCTTTTTATCCACTCAAATTCAAGAAGCAACAGAAGAGGATAGAGAGCGATTTCAATGTGAGGAAGGCGATTCAATTTTAATGATTGAGCGCGTTCGTACTGCGGATGGACAGCCCGTTGTGTACTGTGTGGATCGAGTGCCGAGGAAATATCTCCCAAACTATTTTTCTGGTGAATTAGAATCATTACTAGACGTATTAAACTTACAGGCTGGGAAAAAAATCTCATATGCGATTGCTCATATAGAGCCGATCGGTTATCATGAAAAAGTGTCACCAGTCCTAGAGTGTAACCCAGAAACAGCACTTTTGGCACTGAAACAAATGCACTACGATGTACAGGACGATCCTATTCTTTATTCATTAAACTATTTTAAAGCGGATCAATTCAGCTTCCACGTATTGAGAAAAAGAACTTAA